The following coding sequences are from one Purpureocillium takamizusanense chromosome 14, complete sequence window:
- a CDS encoding uncharacterized protein (TransMembrane:10 (i119-141o161-187i207-225o231-253i318-343o426-443i455-476o519-539i584-607o627-645i)~EggNog:ENOG503P51M) encodes MAPSSPAADARHGASGPTVRDGNASYHHRDDNDMDDDADSNVEATEPTENGYRYDSFPSYNKNNNNRRYRDTEAAAVNNGSLHHDHRTNGASTGSSSSSSPPLKPPAASTSARALAPDLLRGLLMIIMALDHTALALHTWSHGTGRVPESDDTVVRRFNRPVAYVVRTLTHLCAPGFTFLLGMGVVYLGRSRRGRLGWGAARLARYLAVRAAVLTAVTVVFGLVVTAGKVWFLNMVLFALAVDYLLAGLLWMAMDWTEGALARWLEGWMVKKSKVRAGDGAGERRPLLSSETTTTTTVAAPAVADATTGRAQDSTTTAALAASISWHVHNAAVLILSTITIWWNIWLSETHGHCQAESSSLTTTTLQSSPPPSLSASSSSSSSFTPSSAFRTATAPQNPLLRIWFWPVMDAATTGGGRVLSGFPPMAWLSFAILGLLYGRVLVAQSSRPRSPRAVAAAHVLVALLFALVFVLTRVLRVGNLSEGCLQTPAQQQQQRQDANPYLADMPSFFYIVKYPPDVSFWAFAMAGNLFLLALFAALPPRRLAPPHPHPQPHSHHDHHLRRWSHRLLALPAAMLLDFGTTALFFYVAHMLLVFALGAALVALFGHDTGVATDPMNPGDTRGIDNIAAYFAVWAAAMLMLWPVCRAYSRFKSTKSADSIWRFF; translated from the coding sequence ATGGCACCGagcagcccggccgccgacgcccgccacggGGCCTCGGGGCCGACCGTCCGAGACGGCAACGCCTcctaccaccaccgcgacgacaacgacatggacgacgatgccgactcGAATGTCGAGGCCACCGAGCCAACGGAAAACGGCTACCGCTACGACTCGTTCCCGTCGTATAATAAAAACAATAACAATCGCCGCTACCGCGATaccgaagcagcagcagtcaaTAATGGCAGTCTACATCATGATCACCGCACAAACGGCGCATCAACAGgctcatcctcctcctcctccccgccgctcAAACCCCCCGCGGCATCAACGtcggcccgcgccctcgccccggACCTCCTCCGCGGGCTCCTCATGATCATCATGGCCCTCGACCACACCGCCCTCGCGCTGCACACCTGGTCCCACGGCACCGGCCGCGTCCCCGAGTCCGACGACACCGTCGTGCGGCGCTTCAACCGCCCCGTCGCCTACGTCGTGCGCACCCTCACCCACCTCTGCGCCCCCGGCTTCACCTTCCTGCTCGGCATGGGCGTCGTGTACCTCGGgcgctcgcgccgcggcaggctCGGCTGgggggccgcccgcctggcgcGCTACCTggccgtgcgcgccgcggTGCTGACGGCCGTGACGGTCGTGTTTgggctcgtcgtcacggCGGGAAAGGTCTGGTTCCTCAACATGGTCCTGTtcgcgctggcggtggatTACCTCCTCGCGGGGTTGCTGTGGATGGCCATGGATTGGACGGAGGGGGCGTTGGCGCGCTGGCTGGAGGGGTGGATGGTGAAGAAGAGCAAAGTGCGGGCAGGAGATGGTGCGGGTGAGCGACGGCCGTTGCTGTCtagcgagacgacgacgacgacgacggtggcggcaccggcagTAGCAGATGCAACGACAGGGCGGGCCCAAGActcgaccaccaccgccgcgctggccgcgtcCATCTCGTGGCACGTCCACAACGCCGCGGTGCTCATCCTGAGTACCATCACCATCTGGTGGAACATATGGCTCTCCGAGACCCATGGCCACTGCCAggccgagtcgtcgtcgctcaccaccaccacattacaatcatcaccaccaccctcactctcagcctcctcttcctcctcctcctccttcacgccatcatcagcattTAGAACAGCCACCGCACCGCAAAATCCCCTCCTGCGCATCTGGTTCTGGCCCGTCatggacgccgccaccaccggcggcgggcgcgtccTGTCCGGCTTTCCCCCCATGGCATGGCTCTCCTTTgccatcctcggcctgctctacgggcgcgtcctcgtcgcccagtcctctcgcccgcgctcgccccgcgccgtggccgccgcgcacgtcctcgtcgcgctgctcttcgccctcgtcttTGTCCTCACGCGCGTGCTCCGCGTGGGGAACCTCTCCGAGGGCTGCCTGCAGACCCccgctcagcagcagcagcaacgtcAAGATGCCAACCCGTACCTCGCCGACATGCCCTCCTTCTTCTACATCGTCAAGTACCCCCCGGACGTCTCCTTCTGGGCCTTTGCCATGGCCGGCAACCTCTTCCTgctcgccctcttcgccgccctccccccgcgccgcctcgcccctccccatcctcatcctcaaccTCATTcccaccacgaccaccacctgcGCCGTTGgagccaccgcctcctcgccctccccgccgccatgctcctCGACTTtggcaccaccgccctcTTCTTCTACGTCGCGCACAtgctcctcgtcttcgccctcggcgccgccctcgtcgccctcttcgGCCACGACACGGGCGTCGCCACCGACCCCATGAACCCCGGCGACACGCGCGGCATCGACAACATCGCCGCCTACTTTGCCgtctgggccgccgccatgctcatGCTGTGGCCCGTCTGCAGGGCGTATAGCAGGTTCAAGAGCACCAAGTCGGCGGATTCCATCTGGCGCTTCTTTTAG
- a CDS encoding uncharacterized protein (COG:E~EggNog:ENOG503NUFT~MEROPS:MER0014418), translating into MNQPSDFYLGERGARAASLGGDDAGRPPLLEDISAAVDELAVAFWPVNKTIHDNPELAYEEHHAHHVLTRFMAAQDGWRVTRSAYGIDTAWVAVYDSGRRGPVVSFNAEMDALPGIGHACGHNLIASASVLGAAATATVMKKHKLCGKIVLFGTPAEEGGGGKIRLLNAGAYSSQGVDVSLISHPGIVPDAARMHTTALSSFQAEYFGREAHAAANPWLGINALDGLVTAYASLSMLRQQCMPGDVIQGHITDGGLRPNIIHAHAAGRFVVRADSQARLGRLRRKVYACFEAGATASGARLSITEGEAYRDHVANGPLARSYTRYFNALGPRHPIAENVEEDVRRGRTQASTDQGDVSYAMPSLSPAFAIAPAGEEGGGQGPHNPEFAAAAGTRDAFARAAMVGKGLAGVAVDLLTVEGFLDEVKRSWREDMERLGVGSDESL; encoded by the exons ATGAACCAGCCAAGCGATTTCTATCTCGGTGAACGAGGGGCGAGAGCCGCCAGCcttggtggtgacgatgctggcAGGCCACCTCTCCTCGAGGACATCAgcgcggccgtcgatgaACTCGCCGTTGCCTTCTGGCCGGTCAACAAGACGATCCACGACAACCCTGAGCTGGCGTACGAGGAGCACCACGCGCACCATGTGCTGACGCGCTTCATGGCCGCCCAGGACGGCTGGCGCGTGACGAGGTCTGCGTACGGCATCGACACGGCATGGGTGGCCGTCTACGATTCGGGGAGGCGAGGCCCGGTCGTGTCCTTTAACGCGGAGATGG ACGCCCTGCCCGGCATCGGGCATGCCTGCGGACACAACCTGATTGCGAGCGCGTCCGTCCTCggtgccgcggcgacggccaccgtCATGAAGAAGCATAAGCTCTGCGGCAAGATTGTGCTGTTTGGCACACCCGCAGAGGAGG gtggcggcggcaagatccGCCTGCTCAACGCGGGCGCCTACTCGTCGCAAGGCGTCGACGTGAGCCTCATCTCCCACCCGGGCATCGTGccggacgcggcgcgcatgcACACCACGGCGCTCTCCAGCTTCCAGGCCGAGTACTTTGggcgcgaggcgcacgccgcggccaacCCGTGGCTGGGCATCAacgcgctcgacgggctcgtcACCGCGTACGCGAGCCTGTCGATGCTGCGGCAGCAGTGCATGCCCGGCGACGTCATCCAGGGGCACATCACcgacggcgggctgcgcCCCAACATCATCCACGCGCACGCGGCGGGCCGGTTCGTCGTGCGCGCCGACTCGCAGGCCCGGCTggggcggctccggcgcaAGGTCTACGCGTGCTTCGAGGCCGGggccacggcgtcgggcGCGAGGCTCAGCATCACCGAGGGGGAGGCGTACAGGGACCACGTCGCCAACGGGCCGCTCGCGCGGAGCTACACGCGGTACTTTAACGCGCTCGGCCCGCGGCATCCCATCGCGGAGaacgtcgaggaggacgtccggcgcgggcgcacgCAGGCGAGCACCGACCAGGGCGACGTGAGCTACGCGATGCCGAGCCTGAGCCCCGCGTTTGCCATCGCGCccgccggggaggagggcggcggccaggggcCTCACAACCCCGagttcgcggcggcggcgggcacgcgcGACGCCTTCGCCCGCGCGGCCATGGTCGGCAAGGGGCTCGCGGGGGTGGCGGTGGATTTGCTGACGGTGGAGGGGTTCCTGGATGAGGTGAAGAGGAGTTGGAGGGAGGACATGGAGAGACTTGGCGTTGGGAGCGATGAGTCTCTGTGA